GAGGTGCTGAGCGGTAGCGCATCTGATGACTCCGGTGGGAGGTCGGATAGAGGGAGGGAAAATGGCGTGCGCAGTTCTAGCAGGGAGGGCGACATGGTGGCAGGCACTGGGATCTCGTCACCGATCAAGAAGAGGAAATTCTCACCGATAATTTGGGACAGGGATAGCCCAAAGCCACCGCATTCTGGTGCAGCCAGGGACAAGAAATCGGTAGAATCTGTTCCTTCTGAGctccctccgccgccgccgctgccacaAGACCACATCCCACTGAGCTTGTCTGTGGAGAAGTCACCTATGGATGTAGAAACTACTGTTGGTACAGAGAGTGCTGAGCAGTTGCCGGAACATGAGGTCAATAAGGTGATAGAGCAGGAAGAGGACTATCCAAGTCCAACAATGAGGAACATATCGACTTCAAGATGGGCGGGTGCAAATGATGATGAGGAAGGTGGGGCAGCTCCAATGAAGAAGAGAAGTGTTTCACCTGCAGACTCCTCTGTACCAGGTCAGTGGAAACGAGCAAGCCCAGAACCTGGTGAAGTCTCTGGAGGAAGGGCAATGTCTAGGTCATCTGATTCAGGGAAAATAGGTAATGATGAGAAAGAAGATTCCGAGGTCGATAAAGATGACTATATGGATGTTGACAGGGAGCATGCTAGTGACAGTGGTACAGAAAACTGTATGTCGGATACTGACTCAGACAATGAAATGTGCAGGCCTGAAACCCCTGAACCAGAGAGGCCACCACACAGGTGTATCAATATGCTTCAAGGTTGCAGAAGTGTTGATGAGTTTGAGAGGCTCAACAAAATTAATGAGGGAACATATGGTGTTGTATACAGAGCAAGGGATAAGAAGACAAGTGAGATTGTTGCATTGAAGAAGGTAAAGATGGAGAGGGAGCGAGAAGGTTTCCCATTAACCTCTCTTAGGGAAATAAATATCCTCTTGTCTTTCCACCATCCTTCAATCGTGGATGTTAAGGAAGTAGTAGTTGGAAGTAGTTTAGATAGCATTTTTATGGTTATGGAGTACATGGAACATGATCTTAAAGGTGTCATGGAGACCATGAAACAACCATATACACAAAGCGAGGTCAAATGTTTGATGCTTCAGCTGCTAGAGGGTGTAAAATATCTACATGACAATTGGGTACTCCATAGGTAATTATCTTTTTTTACCTTTTTCTGTTCACATATAATCTTGAATCTGTTTTTTATGTTGTTGATAGATGGCCATCTTTTCTACAGGGATCTGAAGACCTCAAATCTTTTGCTGAATAACCGTGGTGAGTTAAAAATATGTGATTTTGGACTGTCTCGTCAATATGGGAGCCCATTAAAACCTTATACTCAACTGGTTGTGACTTTGTGGTACAGGTAGGTCATCGGACAACATCAGATTCCTCAGCAGTGTTTTGGTTTTCTTCTAAAGTTATTCAGTTGAGAGTTCTGTTTGGTCAACCAAGGACTCACCTTTCTTGCTCCTTGTGGCTACAGGGCCCCAGAACTGTTGTTAGGAACAAAGGAGTATTCTACTGCTATTGATATGTGGTCCGTGGGCTGTATAATGGCTGAGCTCCTTGCCAAAGAACCATTATTTAATGGAAAAACAGAGTTTGAACAGCTAGATAAGGTATGCAAATTGCTCTGAACTCTTATTTCTGCAGGTCTTGATATAAACTTTTGTTGATGATATCTCATGTTGAAGCTACTTCTTTGGCAGATTTTTAGAACACTTGGCACACCTAGCGAGAAGATTTGGCCTGGCTATGCTAAATTACCAGGCGTGAAAGTAAATTTTGTCAAACAACCGTAAGTGTCTCTACCATAGTACTATTTATACTTTTCTTGTTTTACTGAGTGTCAATTTTGTCTGAcagttttttttgtttttattGTCAGGTATAATAGGCTAAGGGATAAGTTCCCAGCTGCATCTTTTTCTGGGCGACCAATCCTGTCTGAAGCTGGTTTTGATCTATTGAATAGACTGCTAACTtatgatcctgataaggtgcaactTTTACTCTCAAATCGGCATTTGATATTCTTATTATCATCATTCGTACCAGTCTGAGCACACTTGTTTCTCTTGTACAGCGCATATCAGCAGACGATGCTCTGAAACACAAATGGTTCTCTGAAGTTCCTCTGCCTAAATCAAAAGACTTCATGCCAACATTTCCTGCTCTTAATGAACTTGACAGGTATttttttaaccatctcctttcacTCTGGTCCAATGCTACGTTGTTCTATTTCATAAATGCAAAATTGATTTCCATATATAATTTGAAATTACACAGGCGTACCAAACGTTATCTGAAGAGTCCTGATCCTCTGGAAGAGCAACGTCTGAAAGAACTGCAAGGGAACATAGGCAACCGTGGGCTTTTTGGCTGAACTAAGAGTACTTGATTGGATTCCTGTCCGTACTAACTGTTATGCTTCACCCTGAATCCACGAGGTCAGATGTCTTCTGAGGTGAGGTGCCATGGACATGAAGTATCACATCTTCTCGGTGTCTAGCAGCGACTGATAGTGTTCTTTAGCAGGCTTGGTGCCGGTTTGAGTGGATAAGGTTTCTCCTTGTGGCCCATCATAGAAATTTTGTTGCAGGATTAACACTCCATCCAGATTGATCATAAAAGCAAATATAAACCGTCTTCATCGTAAGGTGTGACATGTTGGCTTTGAATGGGTACACCAGTTTCACCTTTGGAACTTCTGTATGTAAAATATTCCAGATTGGTACGTTGTAAACAATCCCCAGTGTGTCGGATTTAAATTTAAATAAAACATCATCATTATTAGTTTTCTTCATGCTCcttgtgccttttcttttgaTCTTTGCATTTTGTTTGCAAGAGACGAAAGAAGCGCAGGGGAAGGAAGCCTTTTGCTTTTATCAGGAAATCAATGACATTAATACAACTTAGAAGGT
This portion of the Zea mays cultivar B73 chromosome 2, Zm-B73-REFERENCE-NAM-5.0, whole genome shotgun sequence genome encodes:
- the LOC100501339 gene encoding uncharacterized LOC100501339, producing the protein MAAGRHGGYRDYEERERELDAEASRRSKEQHHHLGGRHRDVDRRRDGGRSRGGRDFANGHGRRRSPPPRSRLAGRLGDREPGEVLSGSASDDSGGRSDRGRENGVRSSSREGDMVAGTGISSPIKKRKFSPIIWDRDSPKPPHSGAARDKKSVESVPSELPPPPPLPQDHIPLSLSVEKSPMDVETTVGTESAEQLPEHEVNKVIEQEEDYPSPTMRNISTSRWAGANDDEEGGAAPMKKRSVSPADSSVPGQWKRASPEPGEVSGGRAMSRSSDSGKIGNDEKEDSEVDKDDYMDVDREHASDSGTENCMSDTDSDNEMCRPETPEPERPPHRCINMLQGCRSVDEFERLNKINEGTYGVVYRARDKKTSEIVALKKVKMEREREGFPLTSLREINILLSFHHPSIVDVKEVVVGSSLDSIFMVMEYMEHDLKGVMETMKQPYTQSEVKCLMLQLLEGVKYLHDNWVLHRDLKTSNLLLNNRGELKICDFGLSRQYGSPLKPYTQLVVTLWYRAPELLLGTKEYSTAIDMWSVGCIMAELLAKEPLFNGKTEFEQLDKIFRTLGTPSEKIWPGYAKLPGVKVNFVKQPYNRLRDKFPAASFSGRPILSEAGFDLLNRLLTYDPDKRISADDALKHKWFSEVPLPKSKDFMPTFPALNELDRRTKRYLKSPDPLEEQRLKELQGNIGNRGLFG